The Edaphobacter sp. 12200R-103 genome contains a region encoding:
- a CDS encoding DoxX family protein has product MSQPEKLSRSVVLGFWISTALFALQMGFTAYAQLRLPQVAEAFAHLGFPAYFRVELSWAKFAGLAALLIPFVPARLKEWAYAGFGITLVSALIAHLAAGDGIAAWGWAAGTGVLWCISYFFWRRLQIADASYAARIGKNAPLAELL; this is encoded by the coding sequence GTGAGCCAACCCGAGAAACTTTCGAGGAGCGTCGTTCTGGGATTCTGGATCTCGACGGCGCTGTTCGCGCTGCAGATGGGCTTTACGGCATATGCGCAGTTGCGGCTTCCGCAGGTGGCTGAAGCATTTGCGCACCTCGGCTTTCCAGCCTACTTTCGTGTCGAGCTGTCCTGGGCGAAGTTTGCAGGACTGGCTGCGCTGCTGATTCCGTTTGTTCCTGCACGGCTGAAGGAGTGGGCCTATGCGGGTTTCGGGATCACACTTGTCTCGGCGTTGATTGCGCATCTGGCAGCAGGGGATGGCATAGCAGCGTGGGGATGGGCGGCTGGAACCGGGGTTCTCTGGTGCATTTCGTACTTCTTCTGGCGCCGTTTGCAGATTGCAGATGCCAGTTATGCCGCGCGCATCGGAAAGAATGCGCCATTGGCGGAGCTTCTATGA
- a CDS encoding HAD family hydrolase yields the protein MVEAVLCDIDGTLVESNWLHAAAWKDAFEVAGINLDIETIRRQIGKGGDQLIPVFVPFWRRRILEEPLETYRKLLFRTQYLDHVHPFANTRELFHRFKKAGIRTALASSASKEELETYKALTRISDLVDVSITADDVNHSKPRPDVFEAALHQLRSSPAHALALGDTPWDAESAGKIGVRTIGVTTGGWTSQELYDAGCIEVYKDISELFENFDRSAFMTLSLTVKRKVPYPIGA from the coding sequence ATGGTCGAAGCCGTACTGTGCGATATCGATGGCACCCTCGTTGAGAGCAACTGGCTTCACGCCGCAGCATGGAAGGATGCCTTCGAGGTAGCTGGAATCAATCTCGATATCGAGACAATCCGCCGTCAGATAGGCAAGGGAGGCGACCAGCTCATCCCGGTCTTCGTTCCCTTCTGGCGACGGCGCATCCTCGAGGAGCCGCTCGAAACGTACCGCAAGTTGCTCTTCAGGACGCAATATCTGGACCACGTCCATCCCTTCGCCAACACCCGCGAGCTCTTCCATCGCTTTAAGAAGGCGGGCATCCGGACTGCGCTCGCATCCTCCGCCAGCAAGGAGGAGCTTGAGACCTATAAGGCCCTCACTCGCATCTCTGATCTCGTCGATGTGTCCATCACCGCAGATGACGTCAACCACTCCAAGCCTCGCCCCGATGTCTTCGAGGCTGCACTCCATCAACTCCGGTCCAGCCCAGCTCATGCCCTCGCCCTCGGCGACACCCCCTGGGATGCGGAATCGGCGGGAAAGATCGGCGTGCGCACCATCGGTGTAACCACTGGCGGCTGGACGTCCCAAGAGCTATACGATGCGGGATGCATCGAGGTCTATAAAGACATCTCCGAGCTGTTTGAAAACTTCGACCGCAGCGCTTTCATGACCCTTTCTCTGACGGTCAAGCGAAAGGTTCCTTATCCCATTGGGGCATAA
- a CDS encoding carboxypeptidase-like regulatory domain-containing protein encodes MKGFKLLPYSLGKAALAFSLAFASAAAPSLFSGSAAAQQRGPVQRIVEGKVLSSANTPVKGAVVYLKEGRSVKSFISNDQGTYRFGQLAQNTDYEIWAEQDGKKSDVKTISSFDSKNHFYIDLKINDK; translated from the coding sequence ATGAAAGGTTTTAAGCTGCTTCCTTATTCACTTGGCAAAGCCGCCCTTGCCTTCTCGCTCGCTTTCGCCTCTGCTGCCGCGCCTTCGCTCTTCAGTGGCTCAGCCGCAGCACAGCAACGCGGTCCCGTTCAGCGCATTGTGGAAGGTAAGGTCCTCAGTAGCGCCAACACTCCCGTCAAGGGAGCGGTTGTGTACCTGAAGGAAGGCCGCTCGGTAAAGAGCTTCATCAGCAACGACCAGGGAACGTATCGCTTTGGGCAACTGGCTCAGAATACCGACTACGAGATCTGGGCCGAACAGGATGGGAAGAAGAGCGATGTAAAGACCATCAGCTCCTTCGACAGCAAGAACCATTTCTATATCGATCTGAAGATCAACGACAAGTAA
- a CDS encoding tetratricopeptide repeat protein — translation MSDQPTRNEGAKGGLQHTPTGSGLSLHSARSGIIARGRRDAANAATNPHYIQALAAYNAGNFSDAAAGFQLAAQQGHAESQYLLSTMYDEGNGVPQDPGQAAHWERKAAEQGHAYAQANLSFRYYTAGNFEEAFAWCQRAAYSNLAWAQYNLGLMYRKGEGVAPSNTEAAYWYRLAATQNYPEAQQKLADLYYLGAGVPINYAQAAQWYRRAAEQGNAEAQFQLSHLYATGQGVEHDYTQSRYWIRQAAQQGHEQAIRELKRREYRDP, via the coding sequence ATGAGCGATCAGCCCACCAGAAACGAAGGCGCAAAAGGCGGCCTGCAGCACACCCCCACCGGCTCCGGCCTGTCGCTGCACTCTGCGCGCTCCGGCATCATCGCGCGCGGACGTCGCGACGCAGCAAACGCCGCCACCAATCCGCATTACATCCAGGCACTCGCCGCCTACAACGCCGGCAACTTCAGCGACGCCGCTGCGGGTTTCCAGCTCGCCGCCCAGCAGGGACACGCCGAATCGCAATACCTTCTGAGCACGATGTACGACGAAGGCAACGGCGTCCCTCAAGACCCCGGCCAGGCCGCACACTGGGAGCGTAAGGCCGCCGAGCAGGGCCACGCCTACGCACAGGCGAACCTCAGCTTCCGCTACTATACTGCCGGCAACTTCGAAGAGGCCTTCGCCTGGTGCCAGCGCGCCGCCTACAGCAACCTCGCCTGGGCGCAGTACAACCTCGGCCTGATGTATCGCAAAGGCGAAGGCGTCGCGCCCAGCAACACTGAGGCCGCCTACTGGTATCGCCTGGCCGCTACCCAGAACTACCCCGAAGCCCAGCAGAAGCTGGCAGACCTCTACTACCTCGGCGCCGGAGTTCCCATCAACTACGCACAGGCGGCACAGTGGTATCGCCGCGCCGCTGAACAGGGCAACGCAGAAGCCCAGTTCCAACTCAGCCATCTCTACGCCACCGGCCAGGGCGTCGAGCACGACTACACGCAGTCACGCTACTGGATCCGCCAGGCCGCTCAGCAGGGTCACGAACAGGCAATACGCGAACTCAAGCGCCGCGAATACCGCGACCCGTAG
- a CDS encoding sulfatase produces MQRRNFLKIAGMTTMSALASRPSLAQATSSEKPNIIVFISDQHRYGLSKAHGYAADTSPTLDALEQTGVSFEKNYCTAPLCVPSRISMLTGRWPVAHHVRMNLQAKDAFFSKDMYQVAKEHGYRTGLAGKNHTYLKEGDLDYWRPYSHDSGPIDASSHPQSAEFEKWLKGLHYNVAEEPSPYPLETQLTYRITSDAIRFIEENGDQPFLLQVSVPEPHDPEQVPAPYWNMFPPESVPARCAGPEALAAMGPRGQWEYKLQQDNFPDTEKQWRRYVSNYLGALRMIDDQLKRLTDFLDQKQLTRKTLVVFTADHGDYLMDYGLGRKGVGLYEDLTHTPQVWWGYKVKHTSVGSSVFTSMADLMPTFCEAMGAEIPAGVQGRSLLPLLQGEEYPAQEFRSITSSAGVGGLYYEDEDHIPTTIASDKNHAGGWDELNKVTQSGNQKMVRMGDWKLVYDSLGYGALYNLKDDSCELHNLFGDAKHKDIQASLMAELAMWDIRLEDTLPTGPQNGKYQTKWPRRHNWYTPYRHGSMIPSAFIP; encoded by the coding sequence ATGCAACGAAGAAACTTCCTCAAGATCGCAGGCATGACCACCATGTCGGCACTCGCCTCACGTCCCTCTCTCGCACAGGCCACGTCTTCAGAAAAGCCGAACATCATCGTCTTCATCTCCGACCAGCACCGCTACGGACTTAGCAAAGCGCACGGCTACGCTGCTGATACCAGCCCGACGCTGGATGCGCTGGAGCAGACCGGCGTCTCGTTCGAGAAGAACTACTGCACGGCCCCGCTCTGCGTCCCCAGCCGCATCTCCATGCTGACCGGGCGATGGCCGGTGGCGCACCACGTCCGCATGAACCTCCAGGCCAAAGACGCCTTCTTCAGCAAGGACATGTACCAGGTTGCGAAGGAGCACGGCTATCGCACCGGGCTCGCCGGCAAGAACCACACCTACCTGAAGGAAGGCGATCTGGACTACTGGCGCCCGTACAGCCACGACTCCGGCCCCATCGACGCAAGTTCGCACCCGCAGTCAGCCGAGTTCGAAAAGTGGCTCAAAGGTCTGCACTACAACGTCGCCGAAGAGCCCTCGCCGTATCCGCTGGAGACACAGCTCACCTATCGCATCACCAGCGACGCCATCCGCTTTATCGAAGAGAACGGCGACCAGCCCTTCCTCCTGCAGGTCAGCGTTCCCGAGCCGCACGACCCCGAGCAGGTTCCCGCTCCCTACTGGAACATGTTTCCGCCCGAGAGCGTCCCCGCCCGCTGCGCCGGGCCAGAGGCACTCGCCGCGATGGGTCCGCGCGGCCAGTGGGAGTACAAACTCCAGCAGGACAACTTCCCTGACACGGAAAAGCAGTGGCGGCGCTACGTATCCAACTATCTCGGCGCACTGCGTATGATCGACGACCAGCTCAAGCGCCTCACGGACTTCCTCGACCAGAAGCAGCTCACGCGCAAGACGCTCGTCGTCTTCACCGCCGATCACGGCGACTACCTGATGGACTACGGGCTTGGCCGCAAGGGAGTCGGCCTCTACGAAGATCTAACCCACACCCCCCAGGTCTGGTGGGGATACAAGGTGAAGCACACCTCGGTCGGCAGCTCCGTCTTCACCTCGATGGCTGACCTTATGCCGACCTTCTGCGAGGCCATGGGTGCCGAGATCCCCGCCGGCGTGCAGGGCCGAAGCCTGTTGCCTCTGCTGCAGGGAGAAGAGTATCCCGCCCAGGAGTTCCGCAGCATCACCTCGAGCGCTGGCGTGGGCGGTCTCTACTACGAAGATGAAGATCACATCCCCACCACCATCGCCTCCGACAAAAACCACGCCGGCGGGTGGGACGAGCTCAACAAGGTGACGCAAAGCGGTAATCAGAAGATGGTCCGCATGGGCGACTGGAAGCTGGTCTACGATTCGCTGGGCTACGGCGCCCTCTACAACCTGAAGGATGACTCTTGCGAGCTGCACAATCTCTTCGGAGATGCGAAGCATAAGGACATCCAGGCATCGCTCATGGCCGAGCTCGCCATGTGGGACATTCGCCTTGAAGACACGCTGCCCACCGGCCCGCAGAACGGCAAGTACCAGACCAAGTGGCCGCGACGTCATAACTGGTACACACCCTACCGTCACGGCAGCATGATACCCAGCGCCTTCATCCCATAG
- a CDS encoding helix-turn-helix transcriptional regulator encodes MKPTAANDVFRALADPTRRAIFEELIRQGEQTVHALTRYADVSQPAVSKHLTVLKRAKLVQHRRDGRETHYRAQPAALAHVADWLKLYGAFWHERFDRLEALLERMEP; translated from the coding sequence GTGAAGCCAACTGCTGCCAATGACGTCTTTCGCGCCCTTGCCGATCCCACACGAAGGGCCATCTTCGAGGAGCTAATCCGGCAGGGTGAGCAGACTGTGCACGCACTGACCCGGTATGCGGACGTCTCTCAGCCAGCGGTCTCCAAGCACCTTACGGTGCTGAAGCGAGCGAAGCTGGTGCAGCATCGGCGCGACGGGCGGGAGACGCATTATCGTGCGCAACCGGCGGCGCTTGCGCACGTGGCGGATTGGCTTAAGCTGTATGGCGCGTTCTGGCATGAGAGGTTTGATCGACTTGAGGCACTTCTGGAAAGGATGGAACCATGA
- a CDS encoding SRPBCC domain-containing protein yields the protein MSNSTETTTRTLMIERVFSHPPEKLWRALTESPLMAQWLLKNDFEPVAGKKFQFRSEPMAQWDGLIDCEVMVVDPLKRLSYSWNALGLESVVLFTLTPAEGGTHLRMEHSGFRADQQQAYGGAKYGWQRFFDGLERLLDGGAA from the coding sequence ATGAGCAATTCCACTGAGACAACGACGCGTACGCTGATGATCGAGAGGGTCTTCTCTCATCCTCCGGAGAAGCTGTGGCGTGCGCTGACAGAGAGCCCGCTGATGGCGCAGTGGCTGCTGAAGAATGACTTTGAGCCGGTTGCCGGAAAGAAGTTTCAGTTCCGATCAGAGCCGATGGCGCAGTGGGATGGCTTGATCGATTGCGAGGTGATGGTGGTCGATCCGTTGAAGCGGCTCTCGTATAGCTGGAACGCCTTGGGGCTTGAGAGTGTGGTGCTGTTTACGCTGACTCCGGCAGAGGGCGGCACGCATCTTCGCATGGAGCACTCCGGCTTCCGTGCGGATCAGCAGCAGGCCTACGGTGGCGCAAAGTATGGCTGGCAGCGCTTCTTCGATGGGTTGGAGCGTCTGCTGGATGGAGGTGCCGCGTGA
- a CDS encoding PadR family transcriptional regulator — MSYPTQTVSSSAISGEESAGGELFESLRLELRRGCLVLAVLAQLEQEHYGYTLRKSLAEAGLEIEESTLYPLLRRLETQGLLTSEWREEDRRKKRFYRLSPEGARIFRLLLAEWNRINDSITRIVQKER, encoded by the coding sequence ATGAGCTACCCTACTCAAACCGTTTCCTCATCCGCGATATCGGGCGAAGAATCCGCAGGCGGCGAGCTCTTTGAGTCGCTGCGGCTGGAACTGAGACGGGGGTGCCTGGTGCTGGCAGTGCTCGCCCAGCTCGAGCAGGAGCATTACGGATATACGCTGCGTAAATCGCTGGCTGAAGCCGGGCTGGAGATTGAAGAGAGCACCCTCTACCCGCTGCTTCGCAGACTGGAGACACAGGGACTGCTGACAAGCGAGTGGCGCGAGGAGGATCGGCGCAAGAAGCGCTTCTATCGGCTGTCGCCAGAGGGAGCGCGGATCTTCCGGCTGCTGCTGGCAGAGTGGAACCGGATCAATGACTCAATAACCCGCATCGTCCAGAAGGAGAGATAA
- a CDS encoding CoA-acylating methylmalonate-semialdehyde dehydrogenase: protein MSSTAIASETSSANAALREITHWIGGQKVAGTSGRFGDVYNPATGKVQAKVPLANSAELNQAIAAAKAAFPAWSAMPPLRRARVMFRFRELFEKNMDKIGEIITSEHGKVFSDAKGESMRGLEVVEFAAGIPHLLKGEFSEKVGSDVDSWSMRQPLGVVAGITPFNFPAMVPMWMFPIALACGNTFVLKPSERDPSAAVLIAELLKQAGLPDGVFNVVHGDKESVDGILEHPDVKAVSFVGSTPIAEYVYTKGTSHGKRVQALGGAKNHMIVMPDADMDQAADALVGAAYGAAGERCMAISVAIAVGHETADALRVKVAERIEKLKVLPGMENGSDMGPLVTKVHLDRVRGYLDKGKAEGAELVVDGREGALPKGDGFFLGATLFDHVKPEMVIYKEEIFGPVLGLLRVNNFKTALELINEHEFGNGTSIFTRDGDTAREFANNVQIGMVGINIPIPVPMAFHSFGGWKRSLFGDYSIYGPEGVRFYTRIKTVTARWPTGLREGVDTSMPTLG, encoded by the coding sequence ATGTCATCGACCGCAATCGCATCAGAGACCAGCAGCGCCAACGCCGCGCTGCGCGAGATAACCCATTGGATTGGCGGCCAGAAGGTCGCGGGCACGTCGGGGCGCTTTGGCGATGTGTACAACCCGGCGACGGGAAAAGTGCAGGCGAAGGTTCCGCTGGCGAACAGCGCTGAGCTGAATCAGGCGATTGCGGCGGCAAAGGCGGCTTTCCCCGCATGGTCGGCGATGCCGCCGTTGCGGCGTGCGCGTGTCATGTTCCGGTTCCGCGAGCTGTTTGAGAAGAATATGGACAAGATCGGTGAGATCATCACCTCCGAGCACGGCAAGGTCTTCTCCGACGCGAAGGGCGAGTCGATGCGTGGACTTGAGGTGGTCGAGTTCGCTGCCGGAATTCCGCATCTGCTGAAGGGCGAGTTCTCGGAGAAGGTTGGCTCCGATGTGGATAGCTGGTCGATGCGGCAGCCGCTGGGCGTTGTGGCCGGCATCACGCCGTTCAACTTCCCGGCGATGGTTCCGATGTGGATGTTCCCGATTGCTCTGGCTTGCGGCAATACTTTTGTGCTGAAGCCGAGCGAGCGCGACCCGAGCGCCGCCGTTCTGATCGCCGAGTTGCTGAAGCAGGCTGGACTTCCCGATGGAGTCTTCAATGTCGTGCATGGCGACAAGGAATCCGTGGATGGGATTCTGGAGCATCCGGATGTAAAGGCAGTCAGCTTTGTAGGATCGACTCCGATTGCGGAATATGTCTATACCAAGGGCACTTCGCACGGCAAGCGCGTGCAGGCTCTGGGCGGGGCGAAGAACCACATGATCGTAATGCCCGATGCGGACATGGACCAGGCAGCGGACGCTCTGGTGGGCGCCGCTTACGGTGCTGCAGGCGAGCGCTGCATGGCGATCTCTGTTGCGATCGCGGTCGGACATGAGACGGCAGATGCGTTGCGGGTGAAGGTCGCAGAGCGTATTGAGAAGCTGAAGGTGCTGCCGGGAATGGAGAACGGCTCTGACATGGGGCCGCTGGTGACGAAGGTTCACCTGGACCGCGTGCGCGGTTACCTCGACAAGGGCAAGGCCGAAGGCGCAGAACTGGTGGTGGACGGCCGCGAGGGCGCGCTGCCGAAGGGAGACGGTTTCTTCCTGGGAGCAACGCTCTTCGATCATGTGAAGCCGGAGATGGTGATCTACAAGGAAGAGATCTTCGGGCCTGTGCTTGGTCTCCTTCGCGTCAACAACTTCAAGACGGCGCTGGAGCTGATCAACGAGCACGAGTTCGGCAACGGCACCTCAATCTTCACGCGCGACGGCGATACAGCACGCGAGTTTGCGAACAATGTTCAGATTGGGATGGTCGGGATCAATATTCCGATTCCGGTGCCGATGGCGTTCCATAGCTTCGGTGGATGGAAGCGGTCGCTCTTCGGCGATTACTCGATCTATGGCCCTGAGGGCGTACGGTTCTACACCCGCATCAAGACGGTGACAGCGCGCTGGCCAACCGGCCTTCGTGAGGGTGTGGATACGAGCATGCCTACCTTGGGGTAA
- the gluQRS gene encoding tRNA glutamyl-Q(34) synthetase GluQRS, producing MTSGYIGRLAPSPTGLLHLGHAATFWTAYQRAQEHRGTLLLRNEDLDPQRSKQEFVEAMLEDLAWLGIEWAPPIVVQSRRVQLYREAFARLLAGGFAYPCTCSRRDLALMVQAPHEESDDEPVYNGHCRPVASASSTAIEPGMNYRLRVPDGETIRFSDRNLGAQSFIAGIDFGDFLIWRKDGLPSYQLACVIDDAAMGITEVVRGADLLKSTARQILLQRALNLQSPAYFHAQLLRDEHGVRLAKRHDALAIRTLRQQGVAPEMVPMIAQSLKTR from the coding sequence GTGACCTCCGGATATATCGGCCGCCTTGCCCCCTCTCCAACCGGCCTGCTCCACCTTGGCCATGCAGCGACGTTCTGGACCGCGTATCAGCGCGCGCAGGAACATCGGGGCACTCTGCTGCTGCGCAACGAAGACCTCGATCCGCAGCGTTCGAAGCAGGAGTTCGTCGAGGCGATGCTGGAAGACCTGGCATGGCTCGGAATCGAGTGGGCTCCTCCGATCGTCGTGCAATCGCGGCGCGTGCAGCTGTACCGGGAGGCATTCGCGCGCCTGCTTGCCGGAGGATTTGCATATCCCTGCACCTGCAGCCGCCGCGATCTTGCCCTGATGGTGCAGGCGCCGCATGAAGAGAGCGACGATGAACCCGTCTATAACGGCCACTGCCGGCCTGTGGCGAGCGCGTCCTCAACGGCAATCGAACCCGGAATGAACTACCGCCTCCGCGTTCCTGACGGCGAGACGATCCGGTTCAGCGATCGCAATCTGGGCGCGCAGAGCTTTATTGCGGGCATCGACTTTGGCGATTTCCTCATCTGGCGCAAAGATGGCCTGCCCAGCTATCAGCTGGCGTGTGTGATTGACGATGCTGCGATGGGTATTACCGAGGTCGTGCGCGGTGCCGATCTTCTTAAGTCGACGGCGCGTCAGATCCTGCTTCAGCGAGCCTTGAATCTGCAATCGCCTGCATACTTCCACGCGCAGCTTCTGCGCGATGAGCACGGCGTGCGGCTGGCGAAACGGCATGATGCTCTGGCAATCCGCACTCTGCGCCAGCAGGGTGTCGCGCCGGAGATGGTCCCGATGATCGCTCAATCCCTCAAAACCAGATAA
- a CDS encoding selenocysteine synthase, with protein MSNSQSETKITRRGFLRTQAALAAAAAVPMPALAAAPHTKSAAGVDYYDKLGVQTFINAAGTYTNLSSACMPESVQEAVALAAKKWVRIQELQQKGGAYIANRLKAEGCCITAGAASAITMAAAACIQAANNCRPIDIPRLIGTPQYPKNEIITQTPYGYDEGMVLCGAKIVVVNTLEEYKRAFNENTVMTNHENAAEVVKIPVEDWLAVAKEHGVPCHLDAAADMPPISNLWTLAEKWDLVCFSGGKGIRGPQSAGLLLGKKKYTDLANAMLPPVEGVARGMKVAKEQLVGMVAAVDWILSQTDEGLFKESNDRLAVMSSMVKDIPSVKTRVIVPAVANHYPQLVVEFDPKVIGATPREIRARLATGSPAIEINPHTGSTRASQGVDPMPNALVVTAMLLFPGQDKIVGEQLRKVLKNPKSVGTYDPAVKLSRG; from the coding sequence ATGTCGAATTCTCAAAGCGAGACAAAGATTACCCGGAGAGGCTTTCTCCGCACCCAGGCCGCGTTGGCGGCAGCAGCAGCGGTTCCCATGCCTGCGCTCGCGGCAGCGCCCCATACAAAATCCGCAGCAGGCGTGGACTATTACGACAAACTCGGCGTGCAAACGTTCATCAATGCAGCAGGCACCTACACCAACCTCAGCTCGGCCTGTATGCCGGAGTCTGTGCAGGAAGCCGTTGCGCTCGCCGCCAAGAAGTGGGTGCGTATCCAGGAGCTGCAGCAAAAGGGAGGTGCCTACATCGCCAACCGTCTCAAGGCCGAGGGTTGCTGCATCACCGCCGGAGCAGCCTCGGCGATTACGATGGCCGCAGCGGCCTGCATTCAGGCGGCCAACAACTGCCGGCCGATCGACATTCCGCGCCTCATCGGCACGCCCCAATACCCGAAGAATGAGATCATCACGCAGACCCCGTATGGATACGACGAGGGGATGGTCCTCTGCGGCGCGAAGATCGTGGTCGTAAACACGCTTGAGGAGTACAAGCGCGCCTTCAACGAGAACACCGTGATGACCAACCACGAAAACGCAGCCGAGGTGGTGAAGATCCCCGTGGAAGACTGGTTGGCCGTGGCGAAAGAACACGGCGTTCCCTGCCATCTCGATGCCGCAGCAGACATGCCGCCGATCTCGAACCTGTGGACACTTGCTGAAAAGTGGGACCTGGTCTGCTTCTCCGGCGGCAAGGGCATTCGTGGCCCGCAGAGCGCGGGTCTGTTGCTGGGCAAGAAGAAGTACACCGACCTCGCCAACGCCATGCTGCCTCCGGTGGAAGGAGTAGCGCGCGGCATGAAGGTGGCCAAGGAGCAGCTCGTCGGCATGGTGGCAGCGGTGGACTGGATCCTCTCGCAGACCGACGAAGGCCTGTTCAAGGAATCCAACGACCGTCTCGCCGTGATGTCCTCGATGGTGAAAGATATTCCAAGCGTGAAGACCCGCGTGATCGTCCCTGCGGTCGCCAACCACTACCCCCAACTGGTAGTGGAGTTCGACCCCAAGGTGATCGGAGCAACGCCGCGAGAGATCAGGGCGCGACTCGCCACCGGAAGTCCGGCAATCGAGATCAATCCGCACACAGGCTCCACGAGGGCTTCGCAGGGCGTGGACCCCATGCCGAATGCGCTCGTCGTCACCGCAATGTTGCTCTTCCCCGGCCAGGACAAGATCGTAGGCGAACAGCTCCGCAAGGTGCTCAAAAATCCCAAGTCCGTGGGGACATACGATCCTGCGGTCAAACTGAGTAGAGGCTAA
- a CDS encoding ABC transporter permease — MATADLPKPAETPKSRVSTFERTLQSARSTMMFSEVVKLAIDSFKASKVRFLLTMLGMIIGSASIILVYTLGLTGKDYAINLISSIGPNMIEMMYNGGSFVGPDNTSTPDFLTRDDMNAVMEQVPGIVASSPMLEDHDRISLPGGIVKDTMILGVSPQYKRVRNLAVLAGRFFDDQDAITHAKVAVIVLPFAQMLFGGAQAAVGRSISIKGVPFTVIGVFKESVETFGQSEISDQTTLIPYPVARYFTGTDNVKQIFFTMKDSSMVIPASAEILQIIKNRHRATSVYTAFNLTQVLSVMAQIATMLTIVLTLAAAITLIVSGVGIMNSMLANVQSRFREIGIRKALGATSHEIRLQFLTEAVFLSLSGGLIGTILGLALPLSVSLLTPFKIPVSPWSAVIALGTSVAVGVLFGTLPANRAARLDPVQTLKYE; from the coding sequence ATGGCCACCGCAGATCTCCCCAAACCCGCTGAGACACCCAAATCGAGGGTGAGCACCTTCGAGCGAACGCTGCAGAGCGCCCGCTCGACGATGATGTTCAGCGAGGTGGTCAAGCTCGCGATCGACAGCTTCAAGGCCAGCAAGGTTCGGTTCCTTCTGACCATGCTGGGCATGATCATCGGTTCGGCATCCATCATCCTGGTCTATACCCTCGGTCTTACTGGCAAGGACTATGCCATAAACCTCATCTCGTCCATTGGGCCGAACATGATCGAGATGATGTACAACGGCGGAAGCTTTGTGGGGCCTGACAATACCAGCACACCTGACTTCCTGACACGCGATGACATGAATGCTGTCATGGAACAGGTTCCCGGTATTGTGGCATCGTCCCCCATGCTCGAAGATCATGATCGGATCAGTCTTCCGGGCGGGATTGTAAAGGACACGATGATCCTTGGGGTTTCGCCCCAGTACAAGCGGGTGCGCAACCTGGCCGTCCTGGCGGGGCGTTTTTTTGACGATCAGGATGCGATAACTCACGCTAAGGTAGCAGTCATCGTCCTTCCTTTTGCCCAGATGCTATTCGGCGGCGCACAGGCTGCGGTCGGCCGCTCCATCAGTATCAAGGGAGTCCCATTCACTGTTATAGGGGTCTTCAAAGAGAGCGTCGAGACCTTCGGTCAGTCGGAGATCAGCGATCAGACGACCCTGATCCCGTATCCCGTTGCACGTTACTTCACCGGCACTGACAACGTGAAGCAGATCTTCTTCACGATGAAGGATTCCAGCATGGTAATCCCGGCATCGGCAGAGATCCTCCAGATCATCAAGAATCGGCATCGAGCTACCTCGGTCTACACCGCTTTTAACCTCACCCAGGTCCTGAGCGTGATGGCACAGATTGCCACGATGCTTACCATCGTGCTGACTTTAGCTGCTGCCATCACCCTCATCGTCTCCGGAGTCGGCATCATGAACAGCATGCTGGCCAATGTGCAGTCCCGTTTCCGTGAGATCGGCATCCGCAAAGCCCTCGGGGCTACCAGCCACGAGATTCGACTTCAGTTTCTCACCGAAGCAGTCTTCCTCTCGCTCAGCGGGGGTCTCATTGGCACCATCCTTGGCCTTGCGCTTCCTCTCTCCGTAAGCCTGCTCACGCCGTTCAAGATCCCGGTTTCGCCATGGTCCGCCGTGATAGCGCTCGGAACCTCGGTCGCGGTCGGAGTCCTCTTCGGCACACTTCCGGCCAATCGCGCGGCGCGTCTCGACCCTGTCCAGACCCTTAAATACGAGTAA
- a CDS encoding DUF1801 domain-containing protein encodes MKKPATVETTSFLIDQKIRELGDWRGETLANVREMIHEADPEIVEEWKWMGTPIFSREGIVCTGETYKNVVKLTFAKGASLRDPAGLFNSSLEGNVRRAIDIRQGERIDEAALKDLIRSAVALNIESKKKARPQRASNKQTG; translated from the coding sequence ATGAAAAAGCCTGCTACGGTCGAAACCACCTCTTTTCTGATCGACCAGAAGATCAGGGAGCTTGGCGACTGGCGCGGAGAGACACTGGCGAACGTCCGCGAGATGATTCACGAGGCGGATCCTGAGATCGTGGAAGAGTGGAAGTGGATGGGAACGCCGATCTTTTCCCGCGAAGGTATTGTTTGCACGGGAGAGACGTACAAGAACGTTGTAAAGCTGACATTTGCAAAGGGAGCATCGCTGCGCGATCCTGCCGGGCTGTTCAATTCCAGCCTCGAGGGCAATGTGAGGCGCGCGATCGACATTCGCCAGGGCGAGAGGATCGACGAGGCTGCGTTGAAGGACCTTATTCGATCTGCCGTTGCATTAAATATAGAGAGCAAGAAGAAGGCTAGACCGCAGCGGGCGAGCAATAAGCAGACAGGCTAG